From a single Lolium rigidum isolate FL_2022 chromosome 7, APGP_CSIRO_Lrig_0.1, whole genome shotgun sequence genomic region:
- the LOC124674893 gene encoding exocyst complex component EXO70A1-like — translation METLAQRAALLRESLGRSQAATDAVVSILGSFDSRLSALDAAMRPIQLRTHAVRTAHENIDRTLRSADVILTQFDRTREAEREIQKGPHENLQSFLDAVDRLRSIERFFSSNRSYSSSDRVLSHVNALLSKALVKMEGEFQNQLSQRSKPMEPDRLFDCLPSTLRPSAESRAEGGKHQPAGADGQEAAVYSPPALIEPKFVPLLAKLAQQLVQAGCQQQCAEIYSEARASALESSLKNLGVEKLSKDEVQKMPWEILESKIGNWIHFMRIAVKLLFAGERQLCDQVFECSQSLRDKCFSAITKNSLATLLSFGEAIAMSKRSPEKLFVLLDMYEIMCELQTEIDTIFVGESCSQMRDSALSLSKCLAQTAQKTFSDFEEAVEKDATKNIHTDGTVHPLTSYVINYVKFLFDYQSTLKQLFQEFKREDGTGSELASVTMSIMQALQNNLDAKAKQYKDPALMHIFLMNNIHYIVKSVRRSEAKDLLGDDWIQRHRRIVQQNANQYRRVAWSKVLQCLSGQGLTSSGGSGQVGSEGGNSSGASRTAVKERFRSFNVLFEEIYQKQCGWSVPDSELRESLRLAVAEILLPAYRSFQKRFGPLIENSKAPGKYVKHTPEQLEVFLGNLFEGKQERS, via the exons atGGAGACCCTGGCGCAGCGCGCGGCGCTGCTGCGCGAGTCGCTGGGCCGGAGCCAGGCCGCCACGGACGCCGTCGTCTCCATCCTCGGCTCCTTCGACAGCCGCCTCTCCGCGCTCGACGCCGCCATGCGCCCCATCCAGCTGCGCACCCACGCCGTCCGCACCGCCCACGAGAACATCGACCGCACCCTCCGCTCCGCCGACGTCATCCTCACCCAGTTCGACCGGACACGGGAG GCGGAGCGCGAGATACAGAAAGGTCCTCACGAGAACCTCCAAAGTTTCCTGGACGCGGTCGACCGGCTGAGGAGCATCGAGCGCTTCTTCAGCTCCAACAGGAGTTACAGCAGCAGCGACAGGGTGCTCAGCCACGTGAACGCCCTCCTTTCCAAGGCCCTCGTGAAGATGGAGGGCGAGTTCCAGAACCAGTTGTCTCAACGCAG CAAACCAATGGAGCCTGACCGTCTTTTCGACTGCCTTCCGAGTACGCTTCGGCCATCGGCTGAGTCTCGGGCTGAAGGTGGGAAACACCAACCAGCTGGCGCCGATGGCCAGGAGGCTGCTGTATACAGCCCTCCTGCTCTTATTGAGCCCAAGTTTGttcccttgcttgctaaattggcaCAGCAGTTGGTTCAAGCTGGATGCCAACAGCAATGTGCAGAAATATACAG CGAAGCTCGTGCTTCAGCCTTAGAATCAAGTTTGAAGAACTTGGGTGTCGAGAAACTGAGTAAAGATGAAGTGCAGAAAATGCCTTGGGAGATTTTGGAGTCTAAAATAGGGAACTGGATTCATTTCATGCGAATTGCT GTGAAACTTCTTTTCGCTGGGGAGCGCCAGCTCTGTGACCAAGTTTTTGAATGCAGCCAATCCTTGAGGGATAAGTGCTTTTCTGCAATAACCAAGAACAGTTTGGCTACTCTACTCAGCTTTGGTGAGGCAATTGCTATGAGTAAAAGATCACCGGAGAAACTCTTTGTTCTGCTGGACATGTACGAGATAATGTGCGAACTTCAAACAGAG ATTGACACCATCTTtgttggggaatcatgctctCAAATGCGCGACTCTGCACTCAGTCTGTCAAAATGTTTAGCACAAACCGCACAGAAGACATTCAGTGATTTTGAAGAAGCTGTTGAGAAGGATGCAACAAAGAATATTCATACTGATGGAACAGTGCATCCTTTGACGAGCTATGTGATTAACTATGTTAAGTTTTTATTCGA CTATCAATCAACTCTGAAACAGCTCTTCCAGGAATTCAAAAGGGAAGATGGAACAGGTTCTGAGCTGGCATCTGTAACCATGAGTATTATGCAAGCTctacaaaataatttggatgcaaaAGCAAAACAATACAAGGATCCTGCACTGATGCACATATTTTTGATGAATAACATTCATTATATCGTTAAATCTGTCCGCAG ATCAGAAGCCAAGGATTTATTGGGCGATGACTGGATTCAAAGGCATCGAAGGATTGTACAGCAAAATGCAAATCAATATAGAAGGGTTGCCTGGTCAAAG GTGTTACAATGCCTATCTGGTCAAGGTTTGACTTCATCAGGAGGTAGTGGTCAAGTAGGAAGCGAAGGAGGCAATAGCAGTGGAGCCTCAAGAACGGCTGTGAAAGAGAG ATTCAGGTCTTTCAATGTGTTATTTGAAGAGATCTATCAAAAGCAGTGTGGCTGGTCTGTTCCAGATTCAGAGTTGCGCGAGTCACTAAGACTCGCCGTCGCAGAAATTCTGTTGCCCGCATACAGATCTTTCCAGAAGCGTTTTGG ACCTCTCATCGAGAACAGCAAAGCGCCCGGGAAATATGTCAAGCACACGCCCGAGCAGCTAGAGGTATTCCTTGGCAATCTATTTGAGGGGAAACAAGAGCGTTCTTGA